In Malus sylvestris chromosome 16, drMalSylv7.2, whole genome shotgun sequence, the following are encoded in one genomic region:
- the LOC126607538 gene encoding F-box protein At5g07610-like, protein MVSLCLTGNFLNDPLPAAEAVALNQDLVTLILVRLPVKSLLRFKCVSKQWLCLISSQNFYSRHRSLSSACILLSRIPSLISHLSLNCSSSEQPFSSLDFIDDSAGVKLLQSINGLVLGCSFYKLGKTISYYVCNPSTRQFSTLRPPNTKGHDSKGRNSFATILGVYLAFDPSKSSHYQVVSVQNCSSSEASDHYQIQIYASETRTWRVSRSAFMAPSDMVFENGVLWNGAIHWISPTGATLCFDINQERFGSMPSPPSGEHWGTRRFKYFGESGGHLHLVEVYGPSITQFQVFELERDYSRWIPKYQIDISPIIDAFPEMVRNYLHPHPYDSPFYAFVLLFVLETEEGSSLLLYIPGKFISYNIRDKSFKEICDFDPKSTKTNTALHVGCFHAHQFIETLASV, encoded by the coding sequence ATGGTGTCTCTTTGTCTCACTGGCAACTTTCTCAATGATCCATTGCCTGCAGCTGAGGCAGTAGCTTTGAACCAAGACCTCGTCACATTGATCCTGGTACGCCTGCCGGTGAAGTCACTTCTCCGCTTCAAATGTGTCTCCAAGCAGTGGCTCTGTCTCATCTCCAGCCAAAATTTCTATAGCCGCCACCGCAGTCTTTCCTCTGCATGCATCCTCTTGTCTCGAATTCCCAGCCTCATCAGTCACCTATCTCTCAATTGCAGCAGTTCAGAGCAACCCTTTTCGTCTCTTGACTTCATTGATGATTCAGCAGGTGTTAAGTTACTGCAGTCCATAAATGGCCTGGTCTTGGGGTGTAGCTTTTACAAGTTGGGAAAAACTATTAGTTATTATGTCTGCAACCCTTCAACAAGGCAATTCTCGACGCTTCGTCCACCTAATACCAAGGGTCATGATTCCAAGGGTCGTAATTCGTTCGCAACTATTTTAGGTGTTTATTTAGCTTTTGATCCATCCAAATCATCTCACTACCAAGTCGTCAGCGTTCAAAATTGCTCCTCATCAGAAGCAAGTGATCACTACCAAATTCAGATATACGCATCCGAGACTCGAACTTGGAGGGTTTCCCGATCTGCTTTTATGGCCCCATCCGATATGGTGTTTGAAAATGGCGTGCTTTGGAATGGTGCAATACATTGGATTAGCCCAACAGGAGCTACATTATGTTTTGATATCAATCAAGAGCGCTTCGGATCAATGCCTAGTCCTCCATCAGGCGAGCATTGGGGTACAAGAAGGTTCAAGTATTTTGGGGAATCTGGTGGGCATTTGCACCTAGTTGAAGTTTATGGTCCAAGCATCACTCAATTCCAAGTCTTTGAATTGGAGAGAGATTACTCAAGGTGGATTCCCAAGTACCAAATCGACATTTCTCCGATCATCGATGCATTTCCGGAGATGGTTAGAAACTACCTTCACCCCCATCCCTATGATTCTCCTTTTTACGcgtttgttttactttttgtCCTAGAAACTGAAGAGGGCTCATCATTGTTGCTGTACATTCCTGGTAAGTTTATATCTTATAATATTAGAGACAAGAGTTTCAAAGAGATTTGTGATTTTGATCCgaaatccaccaaaacaaatacAGCATTACATGTTGGATGCTTTCATGCTCATCAGTTTATAGAGACTCTTGCCAGTGTTTAA
- the LOC126609233 gene encoding predicted GPI-anchored protein 58 — MGPSYFTGSRVLKHKDVIATAAARKTLAPFSKKSKIATQNTLSKWPCLDTETAGEAPRPTKRIKKLTKKKAREIHVISSQTTRTAPSASPPAPVVQASTEKRPTPTSPTPQVHSAPEVSEVVVKPVVVLLVEKPAALGPTVAPVLKEATPSVGKNLPKNPKQSAIILEEDDKSDEISLASHPRPTEPSSVEPPPMVEVTDQVNPPVADREKMPQIEPEAAETLIHPQVQDLDIPPQEVTSVFVRLDHFFLLTLL, encoded by the exons ATGGGGCCTTCCTATTTTACTG GTAGTAGAGTATTGAAACATAAAGACGTGATCGCCACAGCTGCGGCCAGGAAAACATTAGCCCCTTTCTCCAAGAAATCTAAAATCGCTACACAAAACACACTAAGCAAATGGCCTTGCTTGGATACCGAGACGGCAGGTGAAGCCCCTCGTCCCACAAAACGCATAAAGAAATTAACGAAGAAAAAAGCACGGGAGATACACGTTATCTCCAGCCAGACCACCAGAACCGCTCCTAGTGCCTCTCCTCCTGCTCCTGTTGTCCAGGCCTCAACAGAGAAACGGCCAACTCCAACTAGCCCAACACCACAAGTTCACTCGGCCCCTGAGGTCTCTGAGGTTGTGGTCAAACCAGTTGTTGTATTACTGGTCGAAAAACCTGCAGCTCTGGGGCCGACCGTAGCACCCGTCTTGAAAGAGGCAACCCCTTCGGTCGGGAAAAATCTCCCTAAGAATCCAAAACAATCAGCCATCATCTTAGAAG AAGATGACAAGAGTGACGAGATTTCGCTGGCGAGTCATCCTCGACCAACAGAACCTTCTTCCGTTGAGCCTCCCCCTATGGTTGAGGTGACTGACCAGGTCAATCCTCCTGTAGCTGATCGCGAAAAAATGCCTCAAATTGAGCCTGAAGCGGCAGAAACACTAATTCACCCGCAGGTTCAAGACCTCGACATTCCTCCTCAAGAGGTGACTTCGGTTTTTGTAAGACTCGATcacttttttttgttaactTTACTATAA